AGGGGGGCGTGTGGGAGGTGCAGGTGAGCTTCCCCTCGGTGCGGGGGGCGGTTCTGGCCGGTCTGAACCGGCAGCGTCTGGAGGGGCAGTTGTGTGACCTGGCCATCGAGGTGCAGGGCCAGGTGTTCCACGCACACCGCTGCGTGCTGGCAGCCTCCTCGCCATACTTCCACGACCAGGTAACACCCCTGTGCACCTGTACTGGGATACAACACCCCTGTGCACCTGTACTGGGATACAACACCCCTGTGCACCTGTACTAGGATACAACACCCTGTACACCTATACTGGGATACAACACCCCTGTACACCTGTACTGTAAAACAACACACCTGTACTGGGATACAACACCCCTGTACACCTGTACTGGGATACAACACCCCTGTGCATCTGTACTGTAAAACAACACACCTGTACTGGGATACAACACCCCAGTATTGGAATACAACACCCCTGTACACCTGTACTGGGATACAACACACCTGTACTGTAAAACAACACACCTGTACTCAGATACAATACCCCTGTGCACCTGTACTGTAAAACAGCACACCTGTACTGAGATACAATGCACCTGTACTATAAAACAACACCCCTGTACACCTGTACTGTAAAGCAACACCTCTGTACTGGAATACAACACACCTGTACTGTAAAACAACACACCTGTACTGGAATACAAAACACCTGTACACCTGGACTGGAATAcagctgtgctgtagtgtagtgacaCACCTGTACTGGAATACAACACATCTGTACTGGAATACAACACACCTGTGCACCTGTACAGCACTGAGGCACACCTGAACTGTAATACaacacacatgtacagcacTGGGATACACCTGTACTGTATAcaactgtgctgtagtgtagtgacaCCCCTGTACTGTAAAACAACACAACTGTGCTGTAATACAATACACCTACAGTGTAATACAGCACACCTATATGATGACACatctgtacagttctggaacaccTGTGCTGTAATACAACACActtgtgctgtgctgttgtgACACacttgtgctgtgctgtagtgacacccCTGTGACCCCCCTGCGCTGTAGTGACACCTCTGTAACCCCCCTGCGCTGTAGTGACACCCTTGTGACCCCCCTGCGCTGCAGTGACACCCCTGTGACACCCCTGCGCTGTAGTGACCCCCCTGCGCTGCAGTGACACCCCTGTGACCCCCTGCGCTGCTCCTCCCCCAGGTGCTGCTGAAGAAGGTGTCCAGCGTGTGTCTGCCCTCAGTGCTGGACCCGGGGGCCGTGGAGAGCGTGCTGTCCAGCGTCTACACCGGCCGGCTGGCCATGCTGGGGGCGGACGTGCTGAGCTACCTGACGGTGGCCAGCGTGCTGCAGCTGTGGCACATCGTGGACAAGTGCACTGAGCTGCTGCGGGGCGCGGGGGGCGCCGGCGCTGGGCTGGGGGGGCTGCGCAGGGGCCGGGGGGGCGGCTCCCACCCTCAGCTGAACCCTGGctgcatcagcagcagcagctgcgtCAACGTGAACCCGGCCGACTCGCACTCCCACCCCCCCGCCCTGGCGCCCCACGCCCTCGCTGCTCCGCCCATCTCTGCGTCCGCCAACCGGCCCGGGGAGAGCCAGTCCCCCAGCAGCAGCAACTACTTCAGCCCCCGGGAGGTGGGCTCCAGCGGAGCGGGGGGGGCGCTGGGCGGCGTGGGGGGCGGGGCCTTCCTGAtcgaggaggacgaggaggaggaagagcggCATCAGGAAGAGGAGGTgatggaggaggagagggacagGCAGGCGGAGCGGCTGCTCTGCGCCCGCCGGAGGGAACCGGGCGGTGCCGTGGTGGAGCCGGCAGATAGCGTGGGGGGGCCCTCGTGCCAGGACGGGGACGCCGCCCCGCCCCGCTCCTCcaccccgccccccccgctccCACTCCAGAGGAGGCCGGCGCCCAGCCGCCCCCGCCTGCTGCCGCACAGACACTGGGTGGTGGTGAAGACCGAGCGGCCAGCCGAGGAAGAGGTCATCGAAGGGGCGCGGGCCACTGGGGGGGCCGGGCCGGAGGacgaggaggacgaggaggaggaagaggagagggagagagagagggagctcaGTATCTCTGATGTCAGGACGCTGTCCGGGGTGGCGGAGCTGCACTGCAGGGCTGGAGCCGGGCTGGAGGCtcaggtgcgtgtgtgtgtgtgtgcgcatgagTATGCACGTgagtgtgcacgtgtgtgtgtgtgttttaatcccttctttctctttccctccTCTCCATGTCCTCCCTTTCTCTCAGGTGGATTTCTGCGAGTCGTCCAGCGACTACATCCCCTTCGACCCCCCTGCCCCGCCGGCCGACCGGCCCCTCCACGCAGGTCACCACAGCGGCCTGGCCCCCGGGACCCCGGCCGCCCCGCCCCCGGCACCCGCCGCCCACGCACAGCTGCTCCCCCTCGACATGCAGGGCAACCAGATCCTGCTGTACAGCCAGGCCCCCCCCCCGGCAGGCCCCGCCTCGCCCCCGGGAACGCTGGCACTGAAGGGGGTTGGGCCCGTGGGGGCGGGGCTGGTGTTCAGCATGGAGTGTGCCGGTGCGGCGGCGGGGGCCGGGGCCGTGGCCGCCTCCTCCAACAGCACCGCGAGCGGCAGCCGTGTGTTCATGTGCCACTGCGGGAAGAGCTTCACGCACAAGAGCATGCGTGACCGGCACGTCAACATGCACCTGAACCTGCGGCCCTTCGGCTGCCCCATCTGCGCCAAGCGCTTCAAGATGAAGCACCACCTGACCGAGCACATGAAGACACACACAGGCCTGAAGCCCTACCGCTGCCCCGCCTGCCAGCGTCAGTTCATGTGGAGGGACAGCTACATGCGGCACCGCGCGCACTGCGACCGGCGGGGTGGTGGCGCGGCGGGGCCGGAGGCGGGGGCGGCGGCCCTGGGTCCCCAGGGTGCGCGTGACGGCGGCGGGGGGGGCCCGGCGGACTCAGAGGGCGGCGGCGGTGGGATCCCCCTGCTCTCGGGGGGCGGGGGCCGGGCAGCGGTGGGGGACGTGCTCCTGGTGTCGCCGCAGCACGGTGTGGGGGGGTTCGGTGGTGCCAGGGGGGGCGTCTGTGGCGAGGATGACGTGTGCAAGGTGGGAGTGCGGGAGAGTGACGTcacttagagagagagagagagagagtgattgtGAGagatgagtgagagagagagagagtgtaggTGTGTATATAAGAAcactttgtatgtatttgtcattgtgtgtgagagagagagcgaggaggGAGGGGTTTTACAGTGCAGACGGAGGGAGAGCAGTGGAGTTGGGGAGTCAGTCTATCTGCAGCTGCACTCTGACCCCCAGCCTGTAAATAAACCCACTGTAGCTCTAGACACGTTATacaactgtacatacatacagatataCTTTAATATAGACACTGACAGActgtctgacacactgactgactgacacactgacagactgactgactgactgactgacacactgactgactgactgactgactgacagactgacagacttaAACACttaactgactgacacactgactgactgatacgctggctgactgacacactggctgactgacacactaactgactgacacactgactgacacactgttaGAGGGAGCAACAGGTAACAGAATTGTTTCTTTAAGAAGCGAATCTGTTCTGTTGGATCtcactgtatttaatttattttagtatttttttacgTGTGTTTTCAGCAATACAGACACTAGGGCAGTGTCAGCATGCTGTGGATTGTACTGCGCTgcctggggggcggggggggtacTACACCAACAAACAAGCAGAAAACTCCCACAATCCCTTGCGGCTGGATTATTCCTCCAGAACTATCAGTGACTGTGCTGCTGGGCTGATGAAGAGGAGGAAGATGGGTGGATACAATAACTACAGCTCCCAGAAGCCTCTGTGTCTGGATCCTTGACTGTCAGCAAGTGCAGGGGGCAGCGAGCTctggacagtgtctgtgtgggaCAGAGACAGATGGGACTCTGGACAGTGTGTCCATGTGGGACAGAGACGGGCCGGACTCTGAACAGTGTGGCTGTGtgggacagagacagacgggACTCTGGACAGTGTGTCTAGGGAGGACAGACTCTGGGACGCTGCCCGGTCGTGCTGTGTTGCTGCTGTACAGATCTGTGTGATTCTGTTGATCGTCTGTTAATAACATTGCTGTTTCGATTACCAAGACATTAAACAGGAGGCCCAGACTCCGCCCTCTGGGGCCTTCATTCCTCCGCCCGATCCCTCCTTTCGGttcttctctctctcgttcttAATTTTCTCTTTCGTTGTGTTTCCCATTTTGGTTCTGGTATGAAAGCTCTGTCCATCAGGGAGGGCAGGAtggacagagagaaacagagttacggaagagagaaggagggagagaagcAGAGTTACAAAattgagagggagggagagggaagcaGAGTTACAGAAGAGAGGGGGAGATGGACAGAGATGgacagagaaggagggagagtgggagatggagagagggatagCCAGAGAAGCAGAGTTACagaagagagggggagggagaggggggcatCGATTGACGGACAGACACAGGGAGGGATGCCGACACCAGTACATTGTTGATCCGAGTGGCTCTTTATTCAGTGCAGTAACAGCTCCAGTGGACACTCcgtcccctccctctctctccctccctctctctagcAGTCCTCGAACTCCAGTACAGCGGTCCTGTACGCCTTCCACACCTCCACCTCCTGCACACACAccgtccctccccctctcctctcctccgccAGGTTGCGGTTGATGTCTCCCACGCAGACCCAGCCCCCCCCCTCTCCTGGCTGGCCCTGTCCCTCCACACTCACTGCCCACTTGGAGTGATCCTGCGTGGATTTGAACGGCTCCAC
This Amia ocellicauda isolate fAmiCal2 chromosome 15, fAmiCal2.hap1, whole genome shotgun sequence DNA region includes the following protein-coding sequences:
- the zbtb22b gene encoding zinc finger and BTB domain-containing protein 22b, whose protein sequence is MSGCSAEGGVWEVQVSFPSVRGAVLAGLNRQRLEGQLCDLAIEVQGQVFHAHRCVLAASSPYFHDQVLLKKVSSVCLPSVLDPGAVESVLSSVYTGRLAMLGADVLSYLTVASVLQLWHIVDKCTELLRGAGGAGAGLGGLRRGRGGGSHPQLNPGCISSSSCVNVNPADSHSHPPALAPHALAAPPISASANRPGESQSPSSSNYFSPREVGSSGAGGALGGVGGGAFLIEEDEEEEERHQEEEVMEEERDRQAERLLCARRREPGGAVVEPADSVGGPSCQDGDAAPPRSSTPPPPLPLQRRPAPSRPRLLPHRHWVVVKTERPAEEEVIEGARATGGAGPEDEEDEEEEEERERERELSISDVRTLSGVAELHCRAGAGLEAQVDFCESSSDYIPFDPPAPPADRPLHAGHHSGLAPGTPAAPPPAPAAHAQLLPLDMQGNQILLYSQAPPPAGPASPPGTLALKGVGPVGAGLVFSMECAGAAAGAGAVAASSNSTASGSRVFMCHCGKSFTHKSMRDRHVNMHLNLRPFGCPICAKRFKMKHHLTEHMKTHTGLKPYRCPACQRQFMWRDSYMRHRAHCDRRGGGAAGPEAGAAALGPQGARDGGGGGPADSEGGGGGIPLLSGGGGRAAVGDVLLVSPQHGVGGFGGARGGVCGEDDVCKVGVRESDVT